Part of the Mycolicibacterium mengxianglii genome is shown below.
GAGATGAACGACGCCCCCAGAAGCCATGCGGCCCGGCCATTTTCCCGTTCTGGTTCGGTGAACAGTCCTGGGCGCACCGTCGATGCCAGCGCCAACGCCAGCGGTGGCACCATCCCGGCGGCCATCACCGCGGCCATGATCTGGAAGGACGCCGGAGTGGCGGTGGCCAGCCCCGCGGTGGCGAAGGCGTATGCCGCCTTGTTGACCGGGCCGCCCAGGTCGAAGCACATCATCAAGCCCAGGATGACTCCGAGGGCAACCGCCGAGGCGCCGGACATCCCGTTCAGCCAGTCGGTGAGGCTGGTGTTGATCCAGGCCAGCGGCCGACCGATCAGCAGGAACATCAGGAGGCCCATGACCAGCGACGCGAACAGCGGGATGATCACCACCGGCATCAGGCCACGCAGCCACCTCGGCACGTCGATCCGACTGATCCACAGCGCGACGAAGCCGGCCATCACACCGGCGACGATGCCGCCGATGAAGCCACCACCGACGAAGACCGCTACGGCACCGCCGGTGAAACCTGGTGCGATACCGGGTCGGTCGGCGATGGCAAAGGCGATATAGCCGGCCAGGGCCGGGACCAGGAACCCGAACGCCAGTCCGCCCAGGGTGTACAAAACTGCGCCGAGATACTGCATCAGCCCGCCCGGCGGAAGATTGGTCAGCGAGTTGTTCAGCGCGTACATGTTGCCGAAGGACTCGGTTCCGCCGTCGGGGGTGTTGGCGATCTCGTAGCCGGCGAACAGGAACCCCAGCGCGATCAGCAGACCACCTGCAGCGACGAACGGGATCATGTAGCTCACACCGGTGAGCAGGATCTGCCGGGTCCGGGTGCCCCAGCCGACGTCGCCGGAGGGCGCGGCGCTGGCTGCGCTGCCCGCGGAACCCTCGACACGACTGGCATTCGGATTTTCGGACGCGGCGATCGCGTCGGCGATCATCTGGTCCGGTTCGTTGATGGCGCGTTTCACACCGGAGGCGATGACGGGCTTGCCGGCGAATCGCTGGCGGTCCTTGACACCGACGTCGGTGGCGAAGATGACGGCGTCCGCGGCGGCGATGGTCTCCGCCGAC
Proteins encoded:
- a CDS encoding PTS fructose transporter subunit IIABC → MTNPSQPAPPPITETGLVLLDVDAGADKEAVIGRLAEQLAAAGRANDAEGLRGAAMAREGQSATGLPGGIAIPHCRSPYVDFPTIGFARLSPKVDFGAPDGPADLVFLIAAPESGGQEHMKLLSSLARALVRPDFVASLRAASSAEEVVGLVDQVVNPAPPAQATGTAAATATPATAAPAAPATAAPKAKSIVAVTACPTGIAHTYMAADSLAAAAERAGVGFTVETQGSSGSTPMSAETIAAADAVIFATDVGVKDRQRFAGKPVIASGVKRAINEPDQMIADAIAASENPNASRVEGSAGSAASAAPSGDVGWGTRTRQILLTGVSYMIPFVAAGGLLIALGFLFAGYEIANTPDGGTESFGNMYALNNSLTNLPPGGLMQYLGAVLYTLGGLAFGFLVPALAGYIAFAIADRPGIAPGFTGGAVAVFVGGGFIGGIVAGVMAGFVALWISRIDVPRWLRGLMPVVIIPLFASLVMGLLMFLLIGRPLAWINTSLTDWLNGMSGASAVALGVILGLMMCFDLGGPVNKAAYAFATAGLATATPASFQIMAAVMAAGMVPPLALALASTVRPGLFTEPERENGRAAWLLGASFISEGAIPFAAADPLRVIPSMMAGGAVTGALAMAFGVTCRAPHGGIFVLFAIDNKLGFLISLVAGTLVAALAVVAAKQFIGAKPKEKVTASELTAA